In the genome of Ignavibacteriota bacterium, one region contains:
- a CDS encoding T9SS type A sorting domain-containing protein produces MNIKTNYKIITALIFASVLCLNAQILLRDDFSKPGNYWFNRNDGNQSIPEVKNGFLQLTLLNAISTEYCNTEIYDPIELYKQGTILRVRLKCTPQHIGSRGWGFWDGDFTLNDVLNENDFAWVMQQKSERTENNYNWFQFGIGQDSIKKIQSINLQNVIDETQWHTYKIVLQNNLATFFVDDLLYFSSNKYIPDDNMRFDVWIDNRVLNIEAPIDFWNNNSEGSSIYVDFVEISGLNGTKIQRNQFNNILMWESPNTFPNGDTESLWKEYNFTLSNSGEVLFYLTGNAENLSELRNDDDLKIIVDDVDFGWNTVNSLNGENLKGSGYSISLPINLSAGNHNLKIYTDGTPFISDVLILNSQNSKTVFNRNYLEEADENDGLFKDIVFNVNENSEITSLLSFEMSYNDDIKITVDDNEVDLSDQKIIANNEFYTRPVTFVFNKILTVGNHSLKIYKYGLPKLMNVTIYGISTITDINRENGNNNLNYQFGIYPNPFNSSTKINYTVPFIEGNKNLPVKLKIYDVLGNELSELINEFQNPGNYEVNFNAENLASGIYYCKILINNYIETKKILLLK; encoded by the coding sequence ATGAATATAAAAACGAATTATAAAATAATTACAGCTTTAATTTTTGCTTCTGTTTTGTGCTTAAATGCTCAAATATTATTAAGAGACGATTTTAGTAAACCAGGTAATTACTGGTTTAATCGAAATGATGGAAACCAATCGATTCCCGAAGTTAAAAACGGTTTTTTGCAGCTTACATTATTAAACGCAATAAGTACTGAATATTGCAATACCGAAATTTATGATCCAATTGAGCTTTACAAACAAGGAACCATTTTGCGCGTAAGACTTAAATGTACTCCGCAGCATATTGGCTCAAGAGGTTGGGGATTTTGGGATGGTGATTTTACATTAAATGATGTATTAAACGAAAATGATTTTGCGTGGGTTATGCAGCAGAAAAGCGAAAGAACCGAAAATAATTACAATTGGTTTCAATTTGGAATAGGTCAGGACTCAATTAAAAAAATTCAATCAATTAATCTTCAGAACGTTATCGACGAAACACAATGGCATACTTATAAAATAGTTCTGCAAAATAATTTGGCAACATTTTTTGTTGATGATCTTCTGTATTTTTCATCAAACAAATATATTCCTGATGACAATATGCGTTTCGATGTTTGGATTGATAATCGAGTATTAAACATTGAAGCACCGATTGATTTTTGGAATAATAATTCGGAAGGCTCCTCAATTTATGTAGATTTTGTTGAAATAAGCGGATTGAACGGCACAAAAATTCAAAGAAATCAATTCAATAATATTTTAATGTGGGAAAGTCCAAATACATTCCCTAACGGTGATACTGAAAGCTTATGGAAAGAATACAATTTTACATTGAGTAATTCCGGTGAAGTTTTGTTTTATTTAACAGGCAATGCGGAAAATTTAAGTGAATTGAGAAATGACGATGATCTTAAAATAATTGTCGATGATGTGGATTTTGGATGGAATACAGTAAATTCATTAAACGGCGAAAATTTAAAAGGCAGCGGTTATTCAATTTCACTTCCCATCAATCTTTCCGCCGGGAATCATAATTTGAAAATTTATACGGACGGAACTCCTTTTATTAGCGATGTTTTAATTTTGAATTCGCAAAACAGCAAAACTGTTTTTAATAGAAATTATTTGGAAGAAGCCGATGAAAACGATGGTTTATTTAAAGATATAGTTTTCAATGTTAATGAAAATTCTGAAATTACTTCTTTACTCTCATTCGAAATGAGTTATAATGACGATATCAAAATAACTGTTGATGATAATGAAGTTGATTTATCTGATCAAAAAATTATTGCTAATAACGAATTTTATACAAGACCTGTAACATTTGTTTTCAACAAAATTTTAACTGTAGGCAATCATTCATTAAAAATTTATAAATACGGTTTACCAAAGTTAATGAACGTTACAATTTACGGAATATCTACAATTACGGATATAAATAGAGAAAACGGCAATAACAATTTAAACTACCAGTTCGGAATTTATCCTAATCCTTTTAATAGTTCAACAAAAATAAATTATACTGTACCTTTTATTGAAGGGAATAAAAATCTGCCCGTAAAATTAAAGATATATGATGTTTTGGGAAATGAACTTTCTGAATTAATAAATGAATTTCAAAATCCGGGAAATTACGAAGTAAATTTCAACGCTGAAAATTTAGCATCAGGAATTTATTATTGTAAGATTTTAATCAATAATTACATTGAAACAAAAAAGATATTACTTTTAAAATAA
- a CDS encoding PAS domain S-box protein: MQINSENTVIGKDLDENNSEKYVDFFKSIFNESQTAICIVNFDGKIIEINKHFADLFGYEKNELVGKDYLNLLSEDSQSVASSNHLKVFNGTSILKAEEKVKHRNGTYFYVQTTNFRVNDDDGNKLRITTAIDVTNRLKNELVQSVLLQISNLINQCDIDCDFYESIYNYLTQLIPIKNFAVSLLNSKTNQIEFPFHLNEFEFDEKHNLIEEFKYIQSVGSSVLLNSFEIEELISNANLCEYINRPLSIIGIPVKFHHEIVGSIVIKKYSGNYYSNEDKEILELVADQISRVIERKKYEEQLVLARKEAEDAVKLKSDFLAQISHEIRTPLNSILSFSSLIKNELNGQLTSELAETFEYIERGGNRLTRTIDLILNVSRIQNQKYKIELSEVNLEDDIIWPIVKELHSKAFAKGIKLEIINSKSPLRLVCDQYSINQMFINLIENAIKYTNKGSITIESSQNPFGNIQVDITDTGIGISQDYISKIFDPFSQEEQGYTRTYEGIGLGLSLVKSYAELNNAELKVKSEKNIGSVFTVIFNT; the protein is encoded by the coding sequence ATGCAAATTAATTCAGAAAATACAGTTATCGGAAAGGATTTGGACGAAAATAATAGCGAAAAATATGTGGATTTCTTCAAATCTATTTTCAATGAATCGCAAACTGCCATTTGTATTGTTAATTTTGACGGTAAAATAATTGAAATTAATAAGCATTTTGCAGATTTATTTGGATATGAAAAAAACGAATTAGTTGGAAAAGATTATTTAAACTTACTTTCCGAAGATTCTCAATCAGTTGCTTCTTCGAATCATTTAAAAGTTTTTAACGGAACAAGCATTCTAAAAGCTGAAGAAAAGGTAAAACATAGAAACGGCACTTATTTTTATGTACAAACTACTAATTTTAGAGTAAATGACGATGACGGCAATAAATTAAGAATAACGACCGCAATTGATGTAACTAACAGATTAAAGAATGAACTTGTTCAATCCGTACTGCTGCAAATTTCGAACCTTATAAATCAATGTGACATTGACTGCGACTTTTACGAATCGATTTATAATTATTTAACTCAATTAATTCCCATTAAAAACTTTGCGGTTTCTCTTTTAAATTCCAAAACAAATCAAATTGAATTTCCTTTTCATTTAAATGAATTTGAATTTGATGAAAAACATAATCTGATTGAGGAATTTAAATATATCCAGAGTGTAGGAAGTTCAGTTTTATTAAATAGTTTTGAGATAGAAGAGCTAATTTCAAATGCGAATCTTTGTGAATATATAAATCGTCCGCTTTCAATTATTGGGATCCCGGTTAAATTTCACCATGAAATAGTAGGTTCAATTGTTATTAAAAAATATTCCGGAAATTATTATTCAAATGAGGATAAGGAAATTTTAGAACTTGTTGCGGATCAAATCTCCAGAGTTATAGAAAGAAAAAAATATGAAGAACAATTAGTTTTAGCTAGAAAAGAAGCTGAAGATGCCGTTAAATTAAAATCAGATTTTCTTGCTCAAATTTCACATGAAATAAGAACACCTTTAAATTCTATATTAAGTTTTTCTTCATTGATAAAAAATGAATTAAACGGACAATTAACCTCTGAATTGGCTGAAACATTTGAATATATAGAACGCGGCGGAAACAGACTTACAAGAACAATTGATTTAATTCTTAATGTATCTCGAATACAAAATCAAAAATATAAAATTGAATTAAGTGAAGTTAATTTGGAAGATGATATTATTTGGCCTATTGTAAAAGAACTTCATTCAAAAGCTTTTGCCAAAGGAATAAAATTAGAAATAATAAATTCAAAATCTCCTTTGCGTTTAGTTTGTGATCAATATTCTATAAATCAAATGTTCATCAATTTAATAGAAAATGCAATTAAGTATACAAACAAAGGCAGTATTACTATTGAGTCATCGCAAAATCCATTCGGAAACATTCAAGTGGATATTACAGATACAGGAATAGGTATTTCTCAAGATTATATTAGCAAAATTTTTGATCCTTTTTCTCAAGAAGAACAAGGCTATACAAGAACATATGAAGGAATTGGTTTGGGACTTTCACTTGTAAAAAGTTATGCAGAATTGAACAATGCTGAATTAAAAGTAAAAAGCGAAAAAAATATAGGTTCGGTATTTACCGTAATTTTCAATACATAA
- the glpK gene encoding glycerol kinase GlpK, with protein MDKYILAIDQGTTSSRSIIFNKSGQIISVAQKEFKQYYPQPGWVEHDANEIWSTQAGVTVESITKAGLTSEQIAAIGITNQRETTLIWDRKSGNPIYNAIVWQDRRTSDFCSNLKSQGYENKIKEKTGLILDAYFSATKIKWILENIHGAKIKAENGDLAFGTIDSWLIWKLTNGKKHITDISNASRTMLFNIHTKDWDDEILKLLNIPKNILPEVKSSSEIYGETSRSLFGNQIPISGIAGDQQSALFGQMCIKPGMIKNTYGTGGFLVFNTGDKPIFSKNNLLTTIAWEINGKVTYALEGSIFIAGAVVQWLRDGLGIIKSSENVEELANSVSDNGGIYLVPAFAGLGAPHWDQYARGIIVGITRGTNSGHIARAALEAIAYQTSDVLKAMESDSGIKVSELRVDGGATSNNLLMQFQCDILNIPLVRPMISETTALGVAYLAGLAIGYWNDLEEISNQWIIGKKFEPKMDNSDIEKLLNNWQQSVIRSKGWLQ; from the coding sequence ATGGACAAATATATTTTAGCCATCGATCAAGGAACAACAAGTTCAAGATCTATTATATTTAATAAAAGCGGCCAAATAATATCAGTTGCACAAAAAGAATTTAAGCAATATTATCCGCAACCAGGATGGGTTGAGCACGATGCTAATGAAATTTGGTCAACTCAAGCCGGAGTTACTGTAGAATCAATTACAAAAGCTGGACTCACTTCTGAGCAAATTGCAGCTATCGGAATAACAAATCAAAGAGAAACAACCTTAATTTGGGATAGAAAAAGTGGAAATCCTATATACAACGCAATAGTTTGGCAAGATAGAAGAACGTCCGACTTTTGTTCAAACTTAAAGTCGCAAGGCTATGAAAATAAAATAAAAGAAAAGACTGGACTTATATTAGACGCATATTTTTCTGCTACAAAAATAAAATGGATATTAGAGAATATTCACGGAGCCAAAATTAAAGCAGAAAATGGCGATCTTGCATTTGGAACAATAGACAGCTGGTTAATTTGGAAGTTAACAAATGGAAAAAAACACATTACGGATATATCAAATGCAAGCAGAACAATGTTATTTAATATTCATACAAAAGATTGGGATGATGAAATTTTAAAATTGTTAAACATTCCTAAAAATATTCTACCTGAAGTAAAATCATCGAGTGAAATTTACGGCGAAACTTCAAGATCTTTATTTGGCAATCAAATCCCAATTTCAGGAATTGCCGGAGATCAACAATCCGCATTATTTGGTCAGATGTGCATTAAACCGGGAATGATTAAAAACACTTACGGTACCGGAGGATTCCTTGTTTTTAATACAGGAGATAAACCTATTTTTTCAAAAAATAATTTATTAACTACAATTGCTTGGGAAATTAATGGTAAGGTAACCTATGCTTTAGAAGGCAGCATCTTTATTGCCGGAGCGGTAGTTCAATGGTTAAGAGATGGTCTGGGAATAATAAAGAGCTCGGAAAATGTTGAAGAATTGGCAAATTCTGTTAGTGATAATGGCGGAATTTATTTAGTTCCTGCGTTTGCAGGATTAGGCGCTCCTCATTGGGATCAATATGCACGGGGAATAATTGTTGGAATAACAAGAGGCACAAACTCAGGACATATTGCACGTGCGGCTTTAGAAGCAATTGCCTATCAAACTTCAGATGTTCTAAAGGCTATGGAATCCGATTCTGGGATAAAAGTTTCTGAATTAAGAGTTGATGGCGGAGCAACATCTAATAATTTATTAATGCAGTTTCAATGCGATATTTTAAACATTCCACTAGTTCGACCAATGATTTCAGAAACAACGGCTCTTGGTGTAGCTTATTTGGCGGGTTTGGCAATTGGTTATTGGAATGACTTAGAGGAAATTTCTAATCAATGGATTATTGGTAAGAAATTTGAGCCAAAAATGGATAATAGCGATATTGAAAAACTCTTAAATAATTGGCAGCAATCTGTTATCAGATCAAAAGGTTGGCTGCAGTAA
- a CDS encoding 4Fe-4S binding protein: MVLLIEIIPDKCDFCGCCVGVCPEDAIELKEAEIKIIEELCTNCSKCVWSCPIEVLKFNFDKTAGKKNEK, from the coding sequence ATAGTGTTACTAATTGAAATTATACCAGACAAATGTGATTTTTGCGGCTGTTGTGTCGGCGTTTGTCCCGAAGACGCAATAGAATTGAAAGAAGCTGAAATAAAGATTATTGAAGAACTTTGCACAAATTGTTCAAAATGTGTGTGGTCGTGTCCAATTGAGGTCTTGAAATTTAACTTTGATAAAACAGCCGGAAAAAAGAATGAAAAATGA
- a CDS encoding NAD(P)H-binding protein yields the protein MKVLVIGASGATGKLVIQNALKRENKVKAIYRESSIIPNNFADNQYIEIVKGNITEFSMEQLNNLIMDCDAVICCLGHNLSFKGIFLPPYKLVFGTVINIFDIMRSRNLNKKFILMNTTGYTNSKIGEKNTFGEIFILSLLKIFLPPHRDNMLAADFLINKIGKDSNMEWVAVRPDSLIDESFESEYEVLDQKKTSPIFNPGKTSRINVSHFMVDLLTNNDLWNKWKFKTPVIYNKV from the coding sequence ATGAAGGTTCTTGTTATAGGCGCGAGCGGAGCAACCGGGAAATTAGTTATTCAAAATGCTTTGAAAAGAGAAAACAAAGTAAAAGCTATATATAGAGAATCATCAATAATTCCCAATAACTTCGCTGATAATCAGTACATAGAAATTGTTAAGGGAAATATTACTGAATTCAGTATGGAGCAGCTCAATAATTTAATAATGGATTGTGACGCGGTTATTTGCTGTCTTGGACATAACTTAAGTTTTAAAGGAATTTTTCTTCCTCCGTATAAACTTGTTTTCGGTACCGTTATAAACATATTTGATATTATGCGAAGCCGGAATCTAAATAAGAAATTTATTTTAATGAATACAACAGGATATACAAACAGTAAAATTGGAGAGAAAAACACTTTTGGTGAAATTTTTATTCTTTCTCTTCTGAAAATATTTCTGCCGCCGCATAGAGATAATATGTTAGCTGCTGATTTTCTAATTAATAAAATCGGTAAGGATTCAAATATGGAATGGGTAGCCGTTCGTCCCGATTCACTTATTGACGAATCATTTGAAAGTGAATATGAAGTTTTAGATCAAAAAAAGACTAGTCCAATATTTAATCCCGGCAAAACCAGCAGAATAAACGTGAGCCATTTTATGGTTGATTTACTTACAAACAATGATTTGTGGAATAAATGGAAATTCAAGACACCGGTTATTTACAATAAAGTTTAA
- a CDS encoding cation transporter: MSKIEKDVEGKFFAIKLSFAFGFVMLLIKWYAYFLTNSSAILSDAAESIVHIIGVGFAVFSLWYSQQPADDEHNYGHEKITYFSAGFEGGLIILAALYIIFISINRLIYGIEISNIDQGTFFTIAASIINLFLGLFLIRKGKKTDSLILIANGKHVLTDSWTSFGVVIGLLLTWFTGWLPFDPIIAIVAAINILFAGGSLIRKSVAGLMDEVDIKDVEIIKNILSENVKEKKLDFHKLRIRESGETIWVDFHLLFPKNILLENAHNCATEIENKIKASLNKKVIITSHLETLHD; this comes from the coding sequence ATGAGTAAAATCGAAAAAGATGTTGAAGGAAAATTCTTTGCAATAAAATTATCTTTTGCATTTGGATTTGTGATGCTTTTGATAAAATGGTATGCATATTTTTTAACAAATTCATCTGCTATTTTATCCGATGCGGCAGAATCGATTGTGCATATAATAGGAGTGGGTTTTGCGGTATTCAGCTTATGGTACAGCCAACAGCCGGCTGATGACGAACATAATTACGGGCATGAAAAAATTACTTATTTTTCTGCCGGATTTGAAGGCGGACTAATCATTCTTGCCGCTTTGTATATAATCTTCATTTCTATAAATAGACTTATTTACGGTATTGAAATTTCAAATATCGATCAGGGAACATTTTTTACCATAGCTGCATCAATAATAAATTTATTCTTAGGTCTATTTTTAATTCGAAAAGGAAAAAAAACCGATTCTTTAATCTTAATAGCTAACGGCAAGCATGTGCTTACGGATTCATGGACAAGTTTCGGAGTGGTAATTGGTCTGCTTTTAACTTGGTTTACCGGATGGCTTCCTTTCGATCCGATAATTGCAATAGTTGCCGCAATAAATATATTATTCGCCGGCGGTTCGTTAATTAGAAAATCTGTTGCGGGACTAATGGATGAGGTTGACATTAAAGATGTTGAGATAATTAAAAACATTTTAAGTGAAAATGTAAAAGAAAAGAAATTGGATTTTCATAAACTTAGAATTAGAGAAAGCGGTGAAACAATTTGGGTTGATTTTCATTTGCTATTTCCAAAAAACATTTTATTAGAAAACGCTCATAATTGCGCCACGGAAATTGAAAACAAAATTAAAGCGAGTCTAAATAAGAAAGTCATAATTACTTCGCATTTGGAAACGCTGCACGATTAA
- a CDS encoding NAD(P)/FAD-dependent oxidoreductase produces the protein MKNEYDIIVVGAGPAGSIAAKYASEKGVSVLMLEKDRDVGYPVRCGEAVSLAGVEEFVKPDPKWIASEITKFSFISPDKTEVLIPFEGKGIILERKIFDYELANSAAKNGTEIITRAYVNGLLFENNSVAGVKYEFRGKQYQIKSKIVIGADGVESRVGRWGGLKTFSDFRDMESGVQITAANINVDPNTCYFYWGSEYAPQGYLWIFPKSNGLANVGLAITGDIGKKRSAISYLNDFMNNYFPNASVLSSVAGGIPFTPTLEKIVNPGIMLVGDAARQINPLSGGGIISGMIGGSIAGKVAADAIISNELSKIYEYEKLWHDRLGKRHEMFNRIKNGIYKFSDEKYDQIAHSLVGLPDEKRSLGNVAKRAVINNPSLLIDVAKVFFSK, from the coding sequence ATGAAAAATGAATATGATATAATTGTTGTGGGAGCAGGGCCCGCAGGATCGATAGCTGCAAAATATGCATCGGAAAAAGGTGTTTCTGTTTTAATGCTTGAGAAAGATAGAGATGTCGGCTATCCGGTTAGATGCGGTGAAGCTGTAAGTTTAGCAGGCGTTGAAGAATTTGTGAAACCGGATCCAAAGTGGATAGCTTCGGAAATTACAAAGTTCAGCTTTATTTCACCTGATAAAACTGAAGTATTAATTCCCTTTGAAGGAAAAGGAATTATTTTAGAGCGAAAAATTTTTGATTATGAATTGGCAAATTCAGCCGCAAAGAACGGAACGGAAATAATTACAAGAGCATATGTAAATGGATTGTTATTTGAAAACAATTCTGTTGCCGGTGTAAAGTATGAATTCCGCGGTAAACAATATCAAATAAAATCTAAAATTGTAATCGGTGCAGACGGTGTTGAGTCAAGAGTAGGAAGATGGGGAGGATTAAAAACATTTTCGGATTTTAGAGATATGGAAAGCGGAGTTCAAATTACTGCGGCTAATATTAATGTTGATCCGAATACGTGCTATTTTTATTGGGGAAGCGAATACGCGCCTCAAGGTTATTTATGGATATTTCCCAAAAGTAATGGTTTAGCAAATGTTGGTTTGGCAATAACCGGAGATATAGGCAAAAAAAGATCCGCAATTTCATATCTTAATGATTTCATGAATAATTATTTTCCCAATGCTTCGGTTTTATCATCTGTTGCAGGAGGAATTCCATTTACTCCTACTTTAGAAAAAATCGTTAATCCGGGAATAATGCTCGTTGGTGACGCGGCAAGACAAATAAATCCTCTTTCCGGCGGTGGAATTATTAGCGGCATGATTGGAGGCAGTATTGCGGGAAAAGTTGCAGCCGATGCAATTATTAGTAATGAACTAAGCAAAATCTACGAATATGAAAAACTTTGGCATGATCGGCTTGGCAAACGGCACGAAATGTTCAATAGAATAAAAAATGGAATTTATAAATTTTCGGACGAAAAATATGATCAAATTGCGCATTCGCTGGTTGGACTCCCAGATGAAAAAAGATCATTAGGCAATGTGGCAAAAAGAGCGGTTATAAATAATCCGTCGTTATTGATTGATGTAGCTAAAGTATTTTTCAGTAAGTGA